A window of Flammeovirga kamogawensis genomic DNA:
TTATTGAAGATCATCTTCAAATTGAATTTGAAGCTCTTGGAATTCCATATATTTCTTATGAAAGTATAAACACAAATGTGATCAATAAAGAACATTGGATAGACCATCATACCCGAAAAATAGTTGAACATAAAATGGCTCGTGTAGAACAAGAGTTAAAGGAATTTTATGATTGAAATCATGTTAATATATCAATAGATAGAGATTCTTCACCTTTTTTATGAAATGTATCTACAATATCTTTGCAGAACATTATTATTGAACTCTATCATTACATGAATAAAAAATTATTATCTGTATTAATTTTAACTCTTATCTCATTATCAATTTTTGCACAAGAAGAACAAGAGACTGAAATTAAACAAGAGAAAACATCATACGAAAAAAGTGTTGATGTTTTTAAGCGTGGTCTTCGTTTAGATCTTAATAAAGAAAAAACATCTTATTTTAAAACAATAATTGGTATTCAAACGTGGTGGAGAGCGGGAGAAACTAACCCAGGAACTATTGATAAGCTATCACAAGAGCCTATCAATAACTTCAGTGATTTTGCTATGCGTAGAATTAGAACAATGTTCTATGCTAATATTGAAGGTAAATATCTATTATTTGCTCACTTTGGTGCTACAAGTGATGGTACATATTCATCTATTTATGACAACGTGTACGTACACGACTTCCAAGGACAGATGAAAATTGCAGATAAAAGTTACGTTGGTGGTGGTATTCACTTTTGGCAAGGGCTTTCTCGTTTATCAAGAGTTGGTTCTAATAATTACCTTATTCTGGATAACCCCGGCTTTAACTTCCCTGAGGTTAATAGAACAGATGCAATTGTAAGACAGATGGGTGTTTTTGTAAGAGGTGTAACTTTAAAAAAGTTAGGGTATCAGTTTTCAATCAATAAACCAATTATTAGTGCAGATGCTGGAACAGTTGGCTATGGTGGTAAACCAATGAATGAAGCTGAAATGGAATCTTTTGCAAATAATGGACAAATTGAAGTTGGTGACACGCATCTTTTAAAACAAACCAATTATAATTATAATGGGTATTTATTCTGGCAATTTTGGGACATAGAGTCTCAATCTGTTTCTGGAGCAAGTCAAATGAATTACTTCGGACAAAAAAGAGTTTTCAATATTGGTGCTGGTTTTCAATATCAACCTGGAGGAACTGGAACTTATAAAGAAGATATAAACGGAGATTTTGTAATGGAAACAAATAATATTACAAAGTTTGCTGCAGATGTTTTCCTAAGTACTCCATTAGGTCATAGTAAAGGAGGTTTAACAGCTTATGCTGTTTATTATAACTATCAATATGGTGATGATTATTTAAGAACTTCGCATGTTTTAGGCGGGTTTGCTGCTAGTGATCCTAACAGTACAACACCTCCACAAGGAGCTGGTTTTGCTCAATTTTCACATGGTACAGGAAGTATTTTTCATACAGAAATAGGTTATACATTACCTCAAACTATATACGATTCAGAAAAAAAGATTCAGCCATTCGTTGCCTTTACTTATAAAAATTTAGAAGGGTTAGATGAAGCTTCTTTCCAAAGTGATTATGGAGTAAACTGGGCTATAATAGGTCAGAACGTAAAATTAACTGCAGCATATTCATTACGTCCTATTTACATGGAAAATGATAAGCAAGAATTAAAAGTAACAGATAATGCAGGGCTTTTTGTTATGCAATTACAATTAAGAATCTGATTTTATCAGGTATTCGATATAAAAAATGGCTAACCTTTATTCTTTTTAGAGGTTAGCCATTTTTTTATTTTTTACGTGGTTGCTTATAGATAGGCACTGTGCTACAAGGTTCTCCATACATAATCGACTTTACAACAGGCCTCAAGCGCTCAGTAATGTCAACATAAGCAGATACAGGAACATCTTCACTACAACCCTTAATTACTACAGGCTTATCTTTAAATCGATCAACTTCTAATTCTCGAATAGAATTTTCAAATAGTTTTTGTTCTAATCTTTCTAAGTTGCCAAAAACTATTGTGGTTGCATATTTCTCTAAACGAGTGGTTATAAGCATATATGCCCATGTTGGTACAATTGCATCAACTGAACAAGTAATGGCTACATGTACATTTTGATATCGTTTCCAATCATGTTCTTTGATAAAGCCTCTAAAATCTTTTTCTCTAAGTACCAACCCCTGAAAGAGTTGATCTTTTATATCTAAAAGCACTCGTTCTTCAGTTCTTTTTAAATCTTCTAGATCAAAAGAAATTAAAGCACTCTGTGCTACTTTATTAACTATTTCGTCCATAATACAAAGTTGAGAAGTAATCTGCTTATCTCCAAGAATTTAAAATTTTCGAAATTAAAGATTAATAAACTAAAGAGATTTTTCATAGGTGTCAAAGACAAGACCTTCTGCATTAAAATTATATTTAAACCTTGCTAAACCTTCATTAAGTAGGTTCCCCTCTTCTTCACATGAGTGTCCAAAATCTAAAAATATTTTCTGATTAAGTTTAATTAGTTCAATAAAAAGTGCATCTAATGCTTTTACCTCCCGCCCTCTTACGGAGTTAACAGAGTATTGTATTTTCAATACCTCATCTGTAAAAAAAATAACAGCACCGGCCAACATTTCATCACCTATGAAAGCTCCTATTAATTTAATATTATCTGGAAATAGATCAACTAACAATTTAATTTCTCCTAATGAATGTGTAGGCTTGACTCCATGCCTTGATTCTAAATTGGAGGAAAGTAAACACCAAAAGCTAAATAAATCTGTAGAGTACTTAACCTCAATCCTATTGTTTATAGCAATTTTATTGTTTTTAATTCTTGAACGGTCTGGTACCCACTTTTTACTAGAAACAATTAATGAACTAAAATCTCTTCTTCTTAATTTCCATCCATTTTTAAACAAAGCATACAAGTCTTCTTCAGCCTGTTCTAATTTATAAATATGCGGAATAGCTTTATATATAATTTTTTCGATCTGGAAAGAACTATAAAACGCTTCTATTGCTGAAAGAATATCAATTATCTTTTGTACAAATGTTCGAGGTAAATAAAGTAAACCTCCAAAAGTTAATCCTTGATGTGAATAAATTGTATTTCCTGCCCTGTTAGCAGGAAAAAGAGCCAATATATTTTTATTTACATCTTCAATAATTAAACTGAAATCAGAAAATCTATCTTTATGATAATCCATATAATTCCGATTAAAGAAAAAATGTTGTTGAACACATCTTTCGTTAAAATTATTCCAACGCTCTTTATCGTCATCAGTATAACGTTTTATGATAAATTCTTTCCCCAATTGTTAATTTCTTATTCGAAGTATCAAAATTATTTAGCTATATCATTAATTTTATGAATATAGTAAGCCAAAAGTACGGATTCATTTGAAAAAAGCGTTTTAAATATAAATATTAAGTATTGTCTTTTATTTCTATCCGTACCTTTAAAAAGAAAATCTATAATATATATAATGAGTAA
This region includes:
- a CDS encoding DUF2480 family protein, translating into MDEIVNKVAQSALISFDLEDLKRTEERVLLDIKDQLFQGLVLREKDFRGFIKEHDWKRYQNVHVAITCSVDAIVPTWAYMLITTRLEKYATTIVFGNLERLEQKLFENSIRELEVDRFKDKPVVIKGCSEDVPVSAYVDITERLRPVVKSIMYGEPCSTVPIYKQPRKK
- a CDS encoding GNAT family N-acetyltransferase yields the protein MGKEFIIKRYTDDDKERWNNFNERCVQQHFFFNRNYMDYHKDRFSDFSLIIEDVNKNILALFPANRAGNTIYSHQGLTFGGLLYLPRTFVQKIIDILSAIEAFYSSFQIEKIIYKAIPHIYKLEQAEEDLYALFKNGWKLRRRDFSSLIVSSKKWVPDRSRIKNNKIAINNRIEVKYSTDLFSFWCLLSSNLESRHGVKPTHSLGEIKLLVDLFPDNIKLIGAFIGDEMLAGAVIFFTDEVLKIQYSVNSVRGREVKALDALFIELIKLNQKIFLDFGHSCEEEGNLLNEGLARFKYNFNAEGLVFDTYEKSL